A single window of Enoplosus armatus isolate fEnoArm2 chromosome 22, fEnoArm2.hap1, whole genome shotgun sequence DNA harbors:
- the metap2a gene encoding methionine aminopeptidase 2 isoform X1 yields MADVVAEQVADQKPVPDRELNGETEDREEADPVEETAKKKKKKKKKNKSATTGTEAEADGVTEVTKQLEKQAIEDKEKEEDGEEDGDDGENSAGKKKKKKKKKKGPKSQTDPPSVPICELYPTGVFPIGQECEYPTLQDGRSAAWRTTSDEKRVMDKANEEVWNDFRQAAEAHRQVRQHVRSFMKPGMTMIEICERLEDCSRKLIKENRLDAGLAFPTGCSLNHCAAHYTPNAGDTTVLQYDDVCKIDFGTHINGRIIDCAFTVTFNPKYDKLLEAVRDATNTGIKNAGIDVRLCDVGEAIQEVMESYEVELDGKTYQVKPIRNLNGHSIGQYRIHAGKTVPIVKGGEATKMEEGEVYAIETFGSTGKGVVHDDMECSHYMKNFDVGHVPIRLPRAKHLLNVINENFGTLAFCRRWLDRLGESKYLMALKNLCDLGIVDPYPPLCDTKGCYTAQFEHTILLRPTCKEVVSRGDDY; encoded by the exons ATGGCGGACGTGGTTGCGGAGCAGGTAGCGGACCAGAAACCAGTCCCGGACCGGGAGCTGAAtggggagacagaggacagagaagaggcCGACCCTGTTGAGGAGACagctaaaaagaagaagaaaaagaagaagaagaacaagtcCGCAACGACAG GCACGGAGGCGGAGGCTGATGGAGTGACCGAAGTGACCAAACAGCTGGAGAAGCAGGCgatagaagacaaagagaaagaggaggatggCGAGGAAG atggagatgatggagaaaaCTCGgcagggaaaaagaagaagaagaaaaagaagaagaaaggac CCAAATCTCAGACTGATCCTCCATCTGTGCCCATCTGTGAGTTATACCCAACTGGAGTATTCCCCATCGGACAGGAGTGTGAATACCCCACCTTACAGGATGG TCGCAGTGCAGCGTGGCGTACGACCAGCGACGAGAAGCGGGTGATGGATAAAGCCAACGAGGAGGTGTGGAATGACTTCAGACAGGCAGCCGAGGCCCACAGACAGGTCCGCCAGCACGTCCGGAGCTTCATGAAGCCCGGCATGACCATGATTGAAATCTG TGAGCGATTGGAGGACTGCTCTCGTAAGCTGATAAAGGAGAACAGGCTGGATGCCGGCCTGGCCTTCCCCACCGGCTGCTCCCTGAACCATTGTGCTGCCCACTACACTCCCAACGCCGGAGACACCACCGTCCTGCAGTATGACGACGTCTGCAAGATTGACTTCGGCACGCACATCAACG GGCGAATCATTGACTGTGCCTTCACTGTCACATTTAATCCAAAGTATGACAAGCTGCTGGAGGCTGTGAGAGACGCCACCAATACAGGAATCAAA AACGCCGGCATCGATGTGCGTCTGTGTGACGTTGGAGAGGCGATTCAGGAAGTGATGGAGTCCTACGAGGTCGAGCTTGATGGCAAAACATACCAAG TGAAGCCAATCCGAAACCTGAATGGTCATTCGATCGGTCAGTACAGAATACATGCTGGCAAGACTGTGCCCATCGTTAAAGGAGGAGAAGCAACGAAAATGGAG GAGGGGGAGGTTTATGCAATCGAGACATTTGGCAGCACAGGTAAAGGTGTGGTCCACGATGACATGGAGTGCTCTCACTACATGAAAAACTTTGACGTCGGCCACGTCCCCATCAG gcTGCCCAGAGCAAAGCACCTGCTGAACGTCATCAACGAGAACTTCGGCACTTTGGCGTTCTGTCGGCGCTGGCTGGACCGTCTGGGCGAAAGCAAGTACCTGATGGCCCTGAAGAACCTGTGCGACCTGGGCATCGTGGACCCCTACCCTCCCCTCTGCGACACCAAGGGCTGCTACACCGCTCAGTTCGAGCACACCATCCTTCTCAGGCCCACTTGCAAGGAGGTGGTGAGCCGGGGAGACGACTACTGA
- the metap2a gene encoding methionine aminopeptidase 2 isoform X3 — protein MADVVAEQVADQKPVPDRELNGETEDREEADPVEETAKKKKKKKKKNKSVVAAAGTEAEADGVTEVTKQLEKQAIEDKEKEEDGEEDGDDGENSAGKKKKKKKKKKGPKSQTDPPSVPICELYPTGVFPIGQECEYPTLQDGRSAAWRTTSDEKRVMDKANEEVWNDFRQAAEAHRQVRQHVRSFMKPGMTMIEICERLEDCSRKLIKENRLDAGLAFPTGCSLNHCAAHYTPNAGDTTVLQYDDVCKIDFGTHINGRIIDCAFTVTFNPKYDKLLEAVRDATNTGIKNAGIDVRLCDVGEAIQEVMESYEVELDGKTYQVKPIRNLNGHSIGQYRIHAGKTVPIVKGGEATKMEEGEVYAIETFGSTGKGVVHDDMECSHYMKNFDVGHVPIRLPRAKHLLNVINENFGTLAFCRRWLDRLGESKYLMALKNLCDLGIVDPYPPLCDTKGCYTAQFEHTILLRPTCKEVVSRGDDY, from the exons ATGGCGGACGTGGTTGCGGAGCAGGTAGCGGACCAGAAACCAGTCCCGGACCGGGAGCTGAAtggggagacagaggacagagaagaggcCGACCCTGTTGAGGAGACagctaaaaagaagaagaaaaagaagaagaagaacaagtc TGTTGTTGCCGCTGCAGGCACGGAGGCGGAGGCTGATGGAGTGACCGAAGTGACCAAACAGCTGGAGAAGCAGGCgatagaagacaaagagaaagaggaggatggCGAGGAAG atggagatgatggagaaaaCTCGgcagggaaaaagaagaagaagaaaaagaagaagaaaggac CCAAATCTCAGACTGATCCTCCATCTGTGCCCATCTGTGAGTTATACCCAACTGGAGTATTCCCCATCGGACAGGAGTGTGAATACCCCACCTTACAGGATGG TCGCAGTGCAGCGTGGCGTACGACCAGCGACGAGAAGCGGGTGATGGATAAAGCCAACGAGGAGGTGTGGAATGACTTCAGACAGGCAGCCGAGGCCCACAGACAGGTCCGCCAGCACGTCCGGAGCTTCATGAAGCCCGGCATGACCATGATTGAAATCTG TGAGCGATTGGAGGACTGCTCTCGTAAGCTGATAAAGGAGAACAGGCTGGATGCCGGCCTGGCCTTCCCCACCGGCTGCTCCCTGAACCATTGTGCTGCCCACTACACTCCCAACGCCGGAGACACCACCGTCCTGCAGTATGACGACGTCTGCAAGATTGACTTCGGCACGCACATCAACG GGCGAATCATTGACTGTGCCTTCACTGTCACATTTAATCCAAAGTATGACAAGCTGCTGGAGGCTGTGAGAGACGCCACCAATACAGGAATCAAA AACGCCGGCATCGATGTGCGTCTGTGTGACGTTGGAGAGGCGATTCAGGAAGTGATGGAGTCCTACGAGGTCGAGCTTGATGGCAAAACATACCAAG TGAAGCCAATCCGAAACCTGAATGGTCATTCGATCGGTCAGTACAGAATACATGCTGGCAAGACTGTGCCCATCGTTAAAGGAGGAGAAGCAACGAAAATGGAG GAGGGGGAGGTTTATGCAATCGAGACATTTGGCAGCACAGGTAAAGGTGTGGTCCACGATGACATGGAGTGCTCTCACTACATGAAAAACTTTGACGTCGGCCACGTCCCCATCAG gcTGCCCAGAGCAAAGCACCTGCTGAACGTCATCAACGAGAACTTCGGCACTTTGGCGTTCTGTCGGCGCTGGCTGGACCGTCTGGGCGAAAGCAAGTACCTGATGGCCCTGAAGAACCTGTGCGACCTGGGCATCGTGGACCCCTACCCTCCCCTCTGCGACACCAAGGGCTGCTACACCGCTCAGTTCGAGCACACCATCCTTCTCAGGCCCACTTGCAAGGAGGTGGTGAGCCGGGGAGACGACTACTGA
- the metap2a gene encoding methionine aminopeptidase 2 isoform X5, protein MADVVAEQVADQKPVPDRELNGETEDREEADPVEETAKKKKKKKKKNKSATTGETGTEAEADGVTEVTKQLEKQAIEDKEKEEDGEEAKSQTDPPSVPICELYPTGVFPIGQECEYPTLQDGRSAAWRTTSDEKRVMDKANEEVWNDFRQAAEAHRQVRQHVRSFMKPGMTMIEICERLEDCSRKLIKENRLDAGLAFPTGCSLNHCAAHYTPNAGDTTVLQYDDVCKIDFGTHINGRIIDCAFTVTFNPKYDKLLEAVRDATNTGIKNAGIDVRLCDVGEAIQEVMESYEVELDGKTYQVKPIRNLNGHSIGQYRIHAGKTVPIVKGGEATKMEEGEVYAIETFGSTGKGVVHDDMECSHYMKNFDVGHVPIRLPRAKHLLNVINENFGTLAFCRRWLDRLGESKYLMALKNLCDLGIVDPYPPLCDTKGCYTAQFEHTILLRPTCKEVVSRGDDY, encoded by the exons ATGGCGGACGTGGTTGCGGAGCAGGTAGCGGACCAGAAACCAGTCCCGGACCGGGAGCTGAAtggggagacagaggacagagaagaggcCGACCCTGTTGAGGAGACagctaaaaagaagaagaaaaagaagaagaagaacaagtcCGCAACGACAGGTGAGACTG GCACGGAGGCGGAGGCTGATGGAGTGACCGAAGTGACCAAACAGCTGGAGAAGCAGGCgatagaagacaaagagaaagaggaggatggCGAGGAAG CCAAATCTCAGACTGATCCTCCATCTGTGCCCATCTGTGAGTTATACCCAACTGGAGTATTCCCCATCGGACAGGAGTGTGAATACCCCACCTTACAGGATGG TCGCAGTGCAGCGTGGCGTACGACCAGCGACGAGAAGCGGGTGATGGATAAAGCCAACGAGGAGGTGTGGAATGACTTCAGACAGGCAGCCGAGGCCCACAGACAGGTCCGCCAGCACGTCCGGAGCTTCATGAAGCCCGGCATGACCATGATTGAAATCTG TGAGCGATTGGAGGACTGCTCTCGTAAGCTGATAAAGGAGAACAGGCTGGATGCCGGCCTGGCCTTCCCCACCGGCTGCTCCCTGAACCATTGTGCTGCCCACTACACTCCCAACGCCGGAGACACCACCGTCCTGCAGTATGACGACGTCTGCAAGATTGACTTCGGCACGCACATCAACG GGCGAATCATTGACTGTGCCTTCACTGTCACATTTAATCCAAAGTATGACAAGCTGCTGGAGGCTGTGAGAGACGCCACCAATACAGGAATCAAA AACGCCGGCATCGATGTGCGTCTGTGTGACGTTGGAGAGGCGATTCAGGAAGTGATGGAGTCCTACGAGGTCGAGCTTGATGGCAAAACATACCAAG TGAAGCCAATCCGAAACCTGAATGGTCATTCGATCGGTCAGTACAGAATACATGCTGGCAAGACTGTGCCCATCGTTAAAGGAGGAGAAGCAACGAAAATGGAG GAGGGGGAGGTTTATGCAATCGAGACATTTGGCAGCACAGGTAAAGGTGTGGTCCACGATGACATGGAGTGCTCTCACTACATGAAAAACTTTGACGTCGGCCACGTCCCCATCAG gcTGCCCAGAGCAAAGCACCTGCTGAACGTCATCAACGAGAACTTCGGCACTTTGGCGTTCTGTCGGCGCTGGCTGGACCGTCTGGGCGAAAGCAAGTACCTGATGGCCCTGAAGAACCTGTGCGACCTGGGCATCGTGGACCCCTACCCTCCCCTCTGCGACACCAAGGGCTGCTACACCGCTCAGTTCGAGCACACCATCCTTCTCAGGCCCACTTGCAAGGAGGTGGTGAGCCGGGGAGACGACTACTGA
- the metap2a gene encoding methionine aminopeptidase 2 isoform X4: MADVVAEQVADQKPVPDRELNGETEDREEADPVEETAKKKKKKKKKNKSATTGETGTEAEADGVTEVTKQLEKQAIEDKEKEEDGEEGDYDGENSAGKKKKKKKKKKGPKSQTDPPSVPICELYPTGVFPIGQECEYPTLQDGRSAAWRTTSDEKRVMDKANEEVWNDFRQAAEAHRQVRQHVRSFMKPGMTMIEICERLEDCSRKLIKENRLDAGLAFPTGCSLNHCAAHYTPNAGDTTVLQYDDVCKIDFGTHINGRIIDCAFTVTFNPKYDKLLEAVRDATNTGIKNAGIDVRLCDVGEAIQEVMESYEVELDGKTYQVKPIRNLNGHSIGQYRIHAGKTVPIVKGGEATKMEEGEVYAIETFGSTGKGVVHDDMECSHYMKNFDVGHVPIRLPRAKHLLNVINENFGTLAFCRRWLDRLGESKYLMALKNLCDLGIVDPYPPLCDTKGCYTAQFEHTILLRPTCKEVVSRGDDY, encoded by the exons ATGGCGGACGTGGTTGCGGAGCAGGTAGCGGACCAGAAACCAGTCCCGGACCGGGAGCTGAAtggggagacagaggacagagaagaggcCGACCCTGTTGAGGAGACagctaaaaagaagaagaaaaagaagaagaagaacaagtcCGCAACGACAGGTGAGACTG GCACGGAGGCGGAGGCTGATGGAGTGACCGAAGTGACCAAACAGCTGGAGAAGCAGGCgatagaagacaaagagaaagaggaggatggCGAGGAAGGTGATT atgatggagaaaaCTCGgcagggaaaaagaagaagaagaaaaagaagaagaaaggac CCAAATCTCAGACTGATCCTCCATCTGTGCCCATCTGTGAGTTATACCCAACTGGAGTATTCCCCATCGGACAGGAGTGTGAATACCCCACCTTACAGGATGG TCGCAGTGCAGCGTGGCGTACGACCAGCGACGAGAAGCGGGTGATGGATAAAGCCAACGAGGAGGTGTGGAATGACTTCAGACAGGCAGCCGAGGCCCACAGACAGGTCCGCCAGCACGTCCGGAGCTTCATGAAGCCCGGCATGACCATGATTGAAATCTG TGAGCGATTGGAGGACTGCTCTCGTAAGCTGATAAAGGAGAACAGGCTGGATGCCGGCCTGGCCTTCCCCACCGGCTGCTCCCTGAACCATTGTGCTGCCCACTACACTCCCAACGCCGGAGACACCACCGTCCTGCAGTATGACGACGTCTGCAAGATTGACTTCGGCACGCACATCAACG GGCGAATCATTGACTGTGCCTTCACTGTCACATTTAATCCAAAGTATGACAAGCTGCTGGAGGCTGTGAGAGACGCCACCAATACAGGAATCAAA AACGCCGGCATCGATGTGCGTCTGTGTGACGTTGGAGAGGCGATTCAGGAAGTGATGGAGTCCTACGAGGTCGAGCTTGATGGCAAAACATACCAAG TGAAGCCAATCCGAAACCTGAATGGTCATTCGATCGGTCAGTACAGAATACATGCTGGCAAGACTGTGCCCATCGTTAAAGGAGGAGAAGCAACGAAAATGGAG GAGGGGGAGGTTTATGCAATCGAGACATTTGGCAGCACAGGTAAAGGTGTGGTCCACGATGACATGGAGTGCTCTCACTACATGAAAAACTTTGACGTCGGCCACGTCCCCATCAG gcTGCCCAGAGCAAAGCACCTGCTGAACGTCATCAACGAGAACTTCGGCACTTTGGCGTTCTGTCGGCGCTGGCTGGACCGTCTGGGCGAAAGCAAGTACCTGATGGCCCTGAAGAACCTGTGCGACCTGGGCATCGTGGACCCCTACCCTCCCCTCTGCGACACCAAGGGCTGCTACACCGCTCAGTTCGAGCACACCATCCTTCTCAGGCCCACTTGCAAGGAGGTGGTGAGCCGGGGAGACGACTACTGA
- the metap2a gene encoding methionine aminopeptidase 2 isoform X2, with amino-acid sequence MADVVAEQVADQKPVPDRELNGETEDREEADPVEETAKKKKKKKKKNKSATTGETGTEAEADGVTEVTKQLEKQAIEDKEKEEDGEEDGDDGENSAGKKKKKKKKKKGPKSQTDPPSVPICELYPTGVFPIGQECEYPTLQDGRSAAWRTTSDEKRVMDKANEEVWNDFRQAAEAHRQVRQHVRSFMKPGMTMIEICERLEDCSRKLIKENRLDAGLAFPTGCSLNHCAAHYTPNAGDTTVLQYDDVCKIDFGTHINGRIIDCAFTVTFNPKYDKLLEAVRDATNTGIKNAGIDVRLCDVGEAIQEVMESYEVELDGKTYQVKPIRNLNGHSIGQYRIHAGKTVPIVKGGEATKMEEGEVYAIETFGSTGKGVVHDDMECSHYMKNFDVGHVPIRLPRAKHLLNVINENFGTLAFCRRWLDRLGESKYLMALKNLCDLGIVDPYPPLCDTKGCYTAQFEHTILLRPTCKEVVSRGDDY; translated from the exons ATGGCGGACGTGGTTGCGGAGCAGGTAGCGGACCAGAAACCAGTCCCGGACCGGGAGCTGAAtggggagacagaggacagagaagaggcCGACCCTGTTGAGGAGACagctaaaaagaagaagaaaaagaagaagaagaacaagtcCGCAACGACAGGTGAGACTG GCACGGAGGCGGAGGCTGATGGAGTGACCGAAGTGACCAAACAGCTGGAGAAGCAGGCgatagaagacaaagagaaagaggaggatggCGAGGAAG atggagatgatggagaaaaCTCGgcagggaaaaagaagaagaagaaaaagaagaagaaaggac CCAAATCTCAGACTGATCCTCCATCTGTGCCCATCTGTGAGTTATACCCAACTGGAGTATTCCCCATCGGACAGGAGTGTGAATACCCCACCTTACAGGATGG TCGCAGTGCAGCGTGGCGTACGACCAGCGACGAGAAGCGGGTGATGGATAAAGCCAACGAGGAGGTGTGGAATGACTTCAGACAGGCAGCCGAGGCCCACAGACAGGTCCGCCAGCACGTCCGGAGCTTCATGAAGCCCGGCATGACCATGATTGAAATCTG TGAGCGATTGGAGGACTGCTCTCGTAAGCTGATAAAGGAGAACAGGCTGGATGCCGGCCTGGCCTTCCCCACCGGCTGCTCCCTGAACCATTGTGCTGCCCACTACACTCCCAACGCCGGAGACACCACCGTCCTGCAGTATGACGACGTCTGCAAGATTGACTTCGGCACGCACATCAACG GGCGAATCATTGACTGTGCCTTCACTGTCACATTTAATCCAAAGTATGACAAGCTGCTGGAGGCTGTGAGAGACGCCACCAATACAGGAATCAAA AACGCCGGCATCGATGTGCGTCTGTGTGACGTTGGAGAGGCGATTCAGGAAGTGATGGAGTCCTACGAGGTCGAGCTTGATGGCAAAACATACCAAG TGAAGCCAATCCGAAACCTGAATGGTCATTCGATCGGTCAGTACAGAATACATGCTGGCAAGACTGTGCCCATCGTTAAAGGAGGAGAAGCAACGAAAATGGAG GAGGGGGAGGTTTATGCAATCGAGACATTTGGCAGCACAGGTAAAGGTGTGGTCCACGATGACATGGAGTGCTCTCACTACATGAAAAACTTTGACGTCGGCCACGTCCCCATCAG gcTGCCCAGAGCAAAGCACCTGCTGAACGTCATCAACGAGAACTTCGGCACTTTGGCGTTCTGTCGGCGCTGGCTGGACCGTCTGGGCGAAAGCAAGTACCTGATGGCCCTGAAGAACCTGTGCGACCTGGGCATCGTGGACCCCTACCCTCCCCTCTGCGACACCAAGGGCTGCTACACCGCTCAGTTCGAGCACACCATCCTTCTCAGGCCCACTTGCAAGGAGGTGGTGAGCCGGGGAGACGACTACTGA